One Pectobacterium carotovorum DNA segment encodes these proteins:
- a CDS encoding DUF637 domain-containing protein: MEKFNNRATRGLSYLLIYLTAIQPLHPAFAALTPDGPRTQVNNAGAVPVINIATPNAAGVSHNTYKDFSVGTPGVVLNNSIAAGQSQLAGQLNANANLNGKAADLIINEVTGSTRSDLQGKIEVFGSKANVLIANPNGITCDGCGFINTPSATLTTGKPVLDQQGALEALEVKKGSITIGGKGLDGSTTDYVDILSRATELNGKINAKNLTLTQGSNRVDFKTGTIAPIAGEGAKPLLAVDTKALGGIYAERIRLVATEDGVGANVANLTSSQQGITLDSKGKIQLGNVHAKTDLNLNAQQVDIAAGNTVKSDRDITLTSTVLNNQGNIIAGEDMRLFNDSLTNTQATIQANNSLWIQKDATGNKGVKVENRSGTIKTNTGDLVIRTGSLKNVRDKIVVKEKKDLTYANLNIEKELPLRALSDATTYIPSIAKKEIEGEFTTLTPEAEIQGERNLYINATQLENNASSLKSFGNIFLTGQTFLNISPLFKQTEHTTNFRSETAQEQAVRRSNTSQSASTTFLDDGMPLILAYYKVKDKESAFKSEQLLSAKVQATGNVVADFKQVIDIFRNKEPTSQAPSIFTSLEKINIKGRNVLLQAGSMNINGTIESDSDTNLISQSLTNIKNSHVLSKKNDINISSGISILSRTSSLIAKNISITSRESDIVYETDSSTLFSDSGNRQYASLQAEESLSLNAGGNIKLSGINFSNNQNTDFIAGKDISITNSIYDLVTHQRGIETTQANNQRIFDNAFLKLNSLFSNSNILAKAKGNLTLSGVSLTAGKGIDVVANGMVTIDAKTVGNIYNEFLPSTRTPSLSSRLNTGGDLLINAGNTINIKSANLSANNITLLAGNTVSLLSTAYSAIAEPDEDNRDDRHVTTQINARRNLTLATNGDLIASGSSLTSTGDMTLSSNGKMEFNALQNHSVREGDKEFNESTTQQNVVLNSGGVLTLLSNSSILFQATSLVAKGAMDVAAKGGFLYAQAMEETNHYEKESNSRTWYGKKKKGKQTYHNVSQKVTEFTAGSDINLLSRDDSIYEASIIEAGKNAKLTSTQGKVIFKAVKNTTFEQTITTSKGFFIKNSDRGYTKDTWLLPSIHAGGQFTVDAATGVSAAVKTRNAQSLQNALLILSNTPGATWLKGLNTRKDVQWNAVQDAYSSWNHTTQSLNPVVGAVIAIAVAAVTAGTGLAAAAGQLAAGAVGTGASATTVAVVSGTAYSGMTALTSQAAVALVDNKGNLSKTLQTMSSSNSVKSLVTSMVVGGALAGFDEVMQFSQATNGTTVIDPAKAKLPMLSNGDWSKVAQRVAGQSVISSSLGTAINGGSFKDNFTTALLSNIGSQINAEGAKFIGDNGTILGVPGKTLSHAVVAGVAAEISGGNVKGAAAGALAAELAGIIINDNLVKSEGWQEKQAQISRFAGAVMGAVATGKASGVNSGASAAEIVERFNRQLHLDEMQAIKELAKGDNEKELRLLAASCRKVNCVAQESLDSAERQQYEMLMAMYPTTREEDGILANYWVQKDRQRTSNYPLYVGYDMEQLFTYTTGDSISDGQMFARNQWIENFSQMTGWSKDTVETLGFGISIASTFAGMGKAGVGNQYLSKSLVTPTAGWKSYLVNEKTIQQAAGFRQQIIDLRAPLSRNPRTSGNVAIAEINIPGMPKTLAGHSRIDKAEQGFVGSGKQNFTYQVIENSEGTKISRNTDSEYKILDNLADRLGSNISAKGSVTIFTERAACESCLGVIEQFQKKYPNIEIHVLDNNDVILKPRGRK; the protein is encoded by the coding sequence ATGGAAAAATTCAATAACCGCGCCACACGCGGGCTTAGCTACCTGCTGATCTATCTGACCGCAATTCAGCCCTTACACCCTGCATTCGCAGCGCTCACGCCAGACGGCCCACGTACGCAGGTCAACAACGCGGGTGCCGTCCCGGTCATCAATATCGCGACGCCAAACGCAGCAGGCGTTTCTCACAACACCTATAAAGATTTCAGCGTCGGAACACCTGGTGTCGTGCTAAATAACAGTATTGCCGCAGGTCAATCGCAGTTGGCCGGACAGTTAAACGCTAACGCCAACCTCAATGGCAAAGCGGCCGATTTGATTATCAACGAGGTAACGGGCTCCACCCGCTCAGATCTGCAAGGAAAGATCGAAGTCTTCGGGAGTAAAGCCAACGTATTGATTGCCAACCCGAATGGCATTACCTGTGATGGATGTGGGTTCATCAACACACCTTCAGCCACGCTGACGACGGGTAAACCGGTGCTGGATCAGCAAGGCGCCCTGGAAGCGTTGGAAGTGAAAAAAGGCAGCATCACCATTGGTGGAAAAGGCCTGGACGGGTCAACAACAGATTATGTCGATATCCTCAGCCGGGCAACTGAACTGAACGGCAAAATCAACGCAAAAAACCTGACGCTGACTCAAGGCAGCAATCGGGTCGATTTCAAAACCGGCACGATCGCTCCTATCGCCGGAGAAGGTGCCAAACCACTACTGGCAGTCGACACCAAAGCGCTCGGCGGTATTTATGCAGAACGCATCCGGCTCGTGGCCACCGAGGATGGCGTTGGCGCGAACGTCGCTAACCTGACCAGCTCTCAGCAAGGCATTACGCTAGATAGCAAAGGTAAAATCCAGCTCGGTAATGTGCACGCGAAAACCGACCTTAATCTGAATGCACAGCAGGTCGATATCGCCGCAGGCAATACGGTGAAAAGTGACCGAGATATCACGCTTACGAGTACCGTATTAAATAACCAAGGGAATATCATCGCGGGCGAAGATATGCGCCTGTTCAACGATAGCCTGACCAACACACAGGCCACCATTCAGGCCAACAACAGCCTGTGGATTCAGAAAGACGCGACGGGAAACAAAGGCGTTAAGGTCGAAAACCGCTCGGGGACAATTAAAACCAATACCGGGGATTTGGTGATTCGGACAGGTTCACTTAAAAACGTCAGAGATAAGATCGTTGTAAAAGAAAAGAAAGATTTAACTTACGCCAACCTTAATATTGAGAAGGAATTACCGCTTCGTGCACTTTCTGATGCGACAACGTATATCCCATCTATTGCTAAAAAAGAGATTGAGGGGGAATTTACCACCTTAACACCTGAAGCTGAAATTCAGGGAGAAAGAAATCTCTATATTAATGCGACTCAACTAGAAAATAACGCCAGTAGTTTAAAATCTTTTGGTAATATATTTCTGACTGGGCAAACATTTTTAAATATTTCCCCCTTGTTCAAGCAAACGGAACATACAACGAACTTTCGTTCGGAAACCGCACAGGAGCAGGCTGTCAGACGCTCCAATACGTCACAATCCGCCAGTACAACCTTCCTTGATGATGGCATGCCACTAATTCTTGCTTACTATAAAGTCAAAGATAAAGAGAGTGCCTTTAAGAGTGAACAACTGTTATCAGCAAAGGTACAGGCAACTGGGAATGTTGTTGCAGATTTTAAACAGGTTATTGACATATTCAGAAATAAAGAACCAACATCTCAAGCGCCATCAATATTTACATCATTGGAAAAAATAAACATTAAAGGGAGAAATGTATTATTACAAGCTGGCTCGATGAATATTAATGGTACAATAGAATCTGATAGCGACACAAACTTGATATCACAAAGTTTGACAAATATTAAAAACTCTCACGTTCTATCAAAAAAAAATGATATAAACATTAGCTCAGGGATATCTATATTATCGAGGACTTCATCATTAATAGCAAAAAACATAAGTATCACCAGTCGTGAAAGTGATATCGTATACGAAACTGATTCATCAACTCTATTTAGTGATTCCGGAAATCGCCAATATGCCTCACTCCAAGCTGAAGAGTCCCTTTCTCTAAATGCAGGAGGAAACATAAAGCTATCAGGAATTAACTTTAGCAATAACCAAAACACAGATTTTATTGCAGGAAAAGATATTAGCATCACTAATTCCATTTATGATCTCGTTACCCACCAACGAGGAATAGAAACAACACAAGCCAATAATCAAAGAATATTTGATAATGCATTTTTAAAGCTAAACAGCCTATTCTCAAACAGTAACATCCTTGCTAAGGCAAAAGGTAATCTTACTTTATCAGGTGTATCTCTTACTGCCGGAAAAGGTATTGATGTAGTTGCCAATGGAATGGTAACCATTGACGCTAAAACCGTAGGTAACATCTACAACGAATTTTTGCCGTCTACACGTACACCGTCATTATCAAGCCGACTTAATACAGGTGGGGATTTACTGATAAACGCAGGAAATACAATTAATATTAAATCAGCAAATTTATCTGCCAACAACATTACTCTCCTCGCAGGTAACACGGTTTCATTACTTTCAACGGCATATTCTGCGATTGCCGAACCAGATGAAGATAATAGAGATGACCGCCATGTTACTACTCAGATTAATGCACGAAGAAATCTTACTCTTGCCACAAACGGCGATCTTATTGCATCCGGCAGTTCATTAACATCAACAGGGGATATGACCTTAAGCAGCAATGGTAAAATGGAATTCAATGCACTACAGAATCATTCAGTGCGAGAAGGTGATAAAGAGTTTAATGAATCGACAACACAACAAAATGTCGTGTTAAACAGCGGTGGTGTGCTGACGCTTTTATCCAACAGCAGCATCTTATTCCAAGCAACGAGTTTGGTTGCAAAAGGTGCAATGGATGTGGCCGCTAAAGGTGGATTCCTGTACGCACAAGCCATGGAGGAAACCAATCACTATGAAAAAGAATCCAACAGTCGCACCTGGTATGGCAAAAAGAAAAAGGGTAAGCAGACTTACCATAATGTGAGCCAAAAGGTAACTGAGTTTACTGCCGGAAGCGATATCAACCTATTAAGTCGTGATGACAGTATCTATGAAGCCAGCATAATTGAAGCTGGCAAAAACGCTAAACTCACCAGCACTCAAGGCAAGGTCATCTTTAAGGCGGTAAAAAACACCACGTTTGAGCAGACTATCACCACATCGAAAGGCTTCTTCATTAAAAATTCCGATAGGGGATACACCAAGGACACCTGGCTATTGCCATCTATCCATGCAGGTGGTCAGTTTACCGTTGACGCCGCAACAGGGGTTTCCGCTGCCGTAAAAACACGCAATGCTCAGTCACTGCAAAATGCATTACTGATTCTCAGCAATACTCCAGGGGCGACGTGGCTGAAAGGGTTAAATACCCGTAAAGATGTGCAATGGAACGCAGTACAGGATGCCTATAGTAGTTGGAACCATACGACTCAGAGTTTAAACCCAGTGGTCGGTGCCGTGATTGCCATTGCCGTTGCGGCAGTTACCGCAGGAACGGGACTGGCAGCAGCGGCAGGTCAGTTGGCTGCTGGTGCTGTGGGAACAGGGGCCAGCGCGACAACAGTCGCTGTCGTAAGCGGCACAGCCTATTCAGGCATGACAGCACTGACCTCGCAAGCGGCAGTCGCACTGGTTGATAACAAAGGCAACCTGTCTAAAACGCTTCAGACCATGAGCAGCAGCAATTCTGTTAAATCTCTGGTTACCTCAATGGTAGTAGGTGGAGCTTTAGCAGGTTTCGATGAAGTCATGCAGTTTAGTCAGGCAACTAACGGCACAACCGTTATCGATCCCGCCAAGGCCAAGCTACCCATGCTCAGCAACGGTGACTGGAGCAAGGTCGCACAACGCGTCGCCGGACAATCGGTTATCAGTTCCAGCCTCGGCACCGCGATTAACGGCGGTAGCTTTAAGGATAATTTCACCACAGCACTCCTGAGTAATATCGGCAGTCAGATCAATGCGGAAGGGGCGAAATTTATTGGGGATAACGGCACCATTCTTGGCGTACCGGGCAAGACGCTCAGTCATGCCGTTGTCGCAGGCGTAGCAGCTGAAATCAGCGGTGGTAACGTCAAAGGCGCTGCGGCTGGTGCGCTGGCAGCAGAGCTGGCTGGCATAATCATTAACGATAACCTCGTAAAATCAGAAGGATGGCAAGAAAAACAGGCTCAAATCAGCCGTTTTGCAGGCGCAGTTATGGGTGCCGTTGCCACAGGCAAAGCCAGTGGCGTAAATAGCGGCGCCAGCGCCGCTGAAATCGTTGAACGCTTTAATCGGCAATTACACCTTGATGAAATGCAGGCCATTAAAGAACTTGCCAAAGGTGATAATGAAAAGGAATTGCGCCTGTTGGCAGCATCCTGCCGCAAAGTTAACTGTGTGGCACAGGAATCATTAGATTCTGCCGAACGCCAGCAATATGAAATGTTAATGGCAATGTACCCCACAACGCGCGAAGAAGATGGAATACTCGCCAATTATTGGGTGCAAAAAGATCGGCAACGTACAAGCAATTATCCGCTTTATGTTGGCTATGACATGGAACAGTTGTTTACCTATACCACAGGCGACAGCATTTCTGATGGTCAGATGTTTGCCAGAAACCAATGGATTGAAAATTTTAGCCAGATGACAGGCTGGTCTAAGGACACAGTAGAAACCTTAGGCTTTGGTATTTCGATAGCGAGTACATTCGCGGGCATGGGCAAGGCAGGCGTAGGTAATCAGTACCTGTCAAAAAGCCTCGTGACACCAACCGCAGGCTGGAAAAGTTATCTGGTTAATGAGAAGACCATACAACAAGCGGCTGGTTTTAGGCAGCAGATTATAGATTTGAGAGCACCATTATCTCGCAATCCTAGAACTAGTGGAAATGTAGCTATCGCAGAAATTAATATACCAGGGATGCCGAAAACCTTAGCGGGGCATAGCCGTATAGACAAAGCTGAGCAAGGTTTTGTCGGCTCAGGAAAACAGAATTTCACCTATCAGGTGATAGAGAACAGTGAGGGCACAAAAATATCTAGAAATACTGATTCAGAATACAAAATACTAGATAATTTAGCCGATAGATTAGGAAGCAATATCTCAGCAAAAGGCAGTGTAACCATATTCACAGAACGGGCAGCCTGTGAAAGTTGTTTAGGTGTTATTGAACAGTTTCAGAAAAAGTATCCTAATATAGAAATACATGTATTGGATAACAATGATGTTATATTGAAACCAAGGGGAAGAAAGTGA
- the imm2 gene encoding Imm2 family immunity protein: MNEERISYNEIRESFLECYYIYCRHKIHSYNMTGNVWVENESEGGYAYDQAEGAYDFPTENLMLEVLSLIMIAGRGPERAEKYHREMIEKILAEHPLEQVLEEITEEERSDLLYDMSLLGLIDKKSE; encoded by the coding sequence GTGAACGAGGAACGTATTAGCTATAATGAGATTAGAGAAAGTTTTTTAGAGTGCTATTACATATATTGCAGACACAAAATTCACTCTTACAATATGACTGGCAATGTATGGGTTGAAAATGAATCGGAAGGTGGCTATGCCTATGATCAAGCAGAGGGAGCTTATGATTTCCCCACTGAAAATTTGATGCTTGAGGTCTTATCTTTAATTATGATTGCAGGAAGAGGGCCAGAAAGAGCAGAAAAATACCATAGAGAGATGATAGAAAAAATTCTCGCTGAACATCCTCTGGAACAGGTGTTAGAGGAGATCACCGAGGAGGAAAGATCAGATCTTCTCTATGATATGTCTTTATTAGGATTAATTGATAAAAAATCAGAATAG
- a CDS encoding deaminase domain-containing protein has protein sequence MILPNKAGDKISRNSDSEYKILDNLADKLGKNTDAKGTVTIFTELAACESCLGVVDQFQKKYPNIKIEVLDNNDVMLIPRRKN, from the coding sequence ATGATTTTGCCAAATAAGGCGGGAGATAAAATATCAAGAAACTCTGATTCAGAATACAAGATATTGGACAATCTAGCTGACAAATTAGGAAAAAACACAGATGCTAAAGGGACAGTGACAATCTTCACAGAGCTAGCTGCGTGCGAAAGCTGCCTAGGCGTAGTGGATCAGTTTCAGAAAAAATATCCGAATATCAAAATAGAAGTCCTCGATAACAATGATGTAATGCTTATCCCTCGGAGAAAAAATTAA
- a CDS encoding deaminase domain-containing protein, with product MTPTAGWKSYLVNEKTIQQAAGFRQQIIDLRAPLSRDYRTKGNVAVAEINIPGMPKTLAGHSRIEKAENGFVGDGKQNFQFKELPNKQGVGVDRNIDSEYKILDNLDDKLGNNTLAKGSVTIFTERAACESCLGVVDQFQKMYPNIKLELLDNNDVVLKPGKIK from the coding sequence ATGACGCCAACCGCAGGCTGGAAAAGTTATCTGGTTAATGAAAAAACCATACAGCAAGCGGCAGGTTTTAGGCAGCAGATTATAGATTTGAGAGCACCATTATCCAGAGATTACAGAACAAAGGGTAATGTGGCAGTTGCCGAAATCAATATCCCAGGTATGCCAAAAACGCTGGCCGGACATAGCCGTATAGAAAAAGCGGAAAATGGTTTTGTAGGAGATGGTAAGCAGAATTTTCAATTTAAAGAGTTACCTAATAAGCAAGGAGTCGGTGTTGATAGAAACATCGACTCAGAATACAAAATATTAGATAATCTAGATGACAAGTTGGGAAATAATACTCTCGCAAAAGGTAGTGTAACAATATTTACAGAGCGGGCAGCTTGTGAGAGTTGTTTGGGTGTTGTTGACCAATTCCAGAAAATGTATCCAAATATAAAATTAGAATTGCTAGACAATAATGATGTCGTACTGAAACCAGGAAAAATAAAATGA
- the imm2 gene encoding Imm2 family immunity protein, giving the protein MSEERLNYNEIRRSFLEDYYLCCRHKLHTFNQLGELWEYGASEIGYAYYQSEDAYDFPTENLMLEVLSLIMIAGRGPERAEKYHREMIEKILAEHPLEQVLEEITEEERSALLYDMSLLGLIDKKSE; this is encoded by the coding sequence ATGAGTGAAGAAAGATTAAATTATAATGAAATACGCAGAAGCTTCTTGGAGGACTACTATTTATGTTGTCGTCATAAGCTACATACTTTTAATCAATTAGGTGAATTGTGGGAGTATGGAGCCTCAGAAATAGGATATGCCTACTACCAGTCTGAAGATGCTTATGATTTCCCCACTGAAAATTTGATGCTTGAGGTCTTATCTTTAATTATGATTGCAGGAAGAGGGCCAGAAAGAGCAGAAAAATACCATAGAGAGATGATAGAAAAAATTCTCGCTGAACATCCTCTGGAACAGGTCTTAGAAGAGATCACCGAGGAGGAAAGATCAGCTCTTCTCTATGATATGTCTTTATTAGGGTTAATTGATAA